One genomic segment of Sphingobacteriales bacterium includes these proteins:
- a CDS encoding IS982 family transposase has product MPKISESEILTILIFYHYSGYKCFEYYYKALVLNDLKTYFPTAPSYNYFIELIERVALPMAILAKLTCQQAEKTGIYYIDAKALPVCDMLRAKQHKVFAQTASKGKSSMGWFFGFKLHLIVNHKGQIVDFALTTGQVADNSKDLLNKLLEKISGTLFGDKGYLTTLWNNFFEKGLKIITKVKRI; this is encoded by the coding sequence GTGCCCAAAATTTCGGAAAGTGAGATACTTACGATTCTGATTTTCTACCACTATTCGGGCTATAAATGTTTTGAATATTACTATAAAGCATTGGTTTTGAATGACTTAAAGACCTATTTTCCTACTGCCCCATCCTACAACTATTTTATAGAGTTAATAGAACGGGTTGCTCTTCCTATGGCGATTTTAGCCAAATTAACCTGCCAGCAAGCAGAAAAAACAGGAATTTATTACATAGATGCCAAAGCGCTACCTGTTTGTGACATGCTGCGAGCCAAGCAACATAAAGTTTTTGCTCAAACCGCCTCGAAAGGAAAATCTTCTATGGGGTGGTTTTTCGGCTTTAAGCTCCACCTGATAGTCAATCACAAAGGACAAATCGTGGACTTTGCTTTGACTACAGGACAGGTGGCAGACAATAGTAAAGACCTCTTAAACAAGCTATTAGAGAAAATATCAGGCACATTGTTTGGCGATAAAGGCTATTTGACTACCTTATGGAACAACTTTTTTGAAAAAGGACTAAAAATAATTACCAAAGTCAAAAGAATATGA